The sequence GTCATTCACGTTCCCGGTGTGGAACAAGACACTCCAGATCTCGTTCTCGGAGTAGAACACCTAGCCCAGTGTCAAAGTTTAGGAACTGGGAAGATCTGTCAGACGACCCAGACTATGAAGAACAAGTAGTCTTTCATGAGTCAGATACTGAGACTCGCACTGCCAAGACTGCTCCACCAACCAGACTGGCAGAAGTCACTGGTGAGACAGCAGCCTTCTTGAAAGAGAAATGCTCCAAGAGATTGGAAAGTGCAAATCGGCTGACAACTAGAAACACCTATGCCCTTCCCAAAGTCCCAGCCACAAGGACATCAGTGCTTGATGCCTACATGAAACCGGAGGTTTCCCAGACTGCAAAGGCATCAGATAGAGAACTGGGGTCAATTCAAAGCGCTGTACTAGATGCCATGGCACCTCTCACTGCCATTGTTGAGGCTGACGCCAAAGGTGACAATGTCACACACAGACAGGCGGTTAATGCTGCAAAGGCAGCCATTGAACTGGTTGGCAATGCAAATGCCAGAATTAACCACATGAGGAGGACTAAGATCATCACTCAGATGAACAAAGCACTCCTCCCTTTAACTGAAGAGGATGACAACTTCATTGATGCTGCCCCATCCTTATTTGGGCCAGCCTTTGCTCAGAAGTCCAAAGAGCTGGTGGACCAAGTCAAGGCCATGAGATTCCACCTCCCTGGACACAAGGACAACAAGCATCAGTTTTTTCGAAATGTCCCCCCCAACAGCAGGGGGGGATACCAGTACAGCCAGAGGCCAAGAAGGGGAGGAAATCACAGTGGCCGAGGATACAGACGTCCCATGCAAGGGCAGAGGCCCCAGTGGAACAAATGAACCCTTTGACGCATACAGATGTTCAAAATTTTCTGATAATAGATTTCAAAAGTACGTTGAAAAATCACCTAGCATGCCTGGGCATAATTCCCCCACTAGTAAACCATCCCCCAGCAGGGAGACTAGTTCATTACCAACCAAACTGGTTGAGGGTAACACAGGACTGGTGGGTCCTAAATGCAATCCAGGGTTATCTGATAGATTTCTCCTCAATGCCACATCAACCTGTAATACCTCACTGTCCTCAATACTCTGCAGAGCAGACTCACCTGATATCAGAGGAGGTAACCGAGTTACTACAGAAGGGGGCAATAGGGGAGATAGTACCGGTAAAGCAACCAGGATTTTATTCGAACCTCTTTCTTGTTCCCAAGAAAGATGGAGGGAAACGCCCAGTAATAAATCTCAAATCTCTAAACAACTTTGTAAACAAGGAACATTTCAAGATGGAGGGCATCCATACATTGAAAGACATCCTGCGACAGGGGGACTGGTTAGCCAAAATAGATCTAAAGGACGCCTTTTTCTCAATACCCATTCACCCAAGCCACAGAAAGTTCCTCAGGTTCATTTTCAAAGAGAGGGCCTACCAATTCAACTGCCTACCCTTCGGCCTATCCTCAGCTCCTTGGGTGTTTACAAAAACCCTAAAACCAGCACTTGCCATTCTCAGGGAAAGAGGTGTacggctattagcctacatcgACGACATACTAATTCTGGCAGAGTCCAGGGACCTGATCCTAGACCAGGTGACTGGAATGCTATACCTCCTGCAATGTCTGGGATTTATTGTAAACACCAAGAAATCAGTACTGAATCCAGCTCAGGTGATAGAATTTCTGGGCCTGTCTGTGGACTCAGTAGCAATGGAGATCAGGCTTCCTCCAATCAAAATCAAACAGATTCGAGCAGAGGCTCGCAAACTAGCAAGGCAAAAATCAGTCTCAGCCCGCATGCTTGCACAACTACTGGGCAAGATGAATGCTACAAATTGTGTCCTTCCTCCAGGGCCCCTGTTTTATCGCTACCTACAAATGGCTCTAACCAACACATTGGAGCAGAGCTCTCAATGCTACGAAGCACAAGTTCCTCTGACACAAGAGTGTCTGGAGGAGCTGGAATGGTGggacagcaacatgtgcaggTGGAATGGCAAGACACTTGTACAAAGGGATATAGATCTAGTGATCGAATCCGATGCATCCCTGGAGGGATGGGGTGCCCACTGCTCCAGACAGAGAACAGGGGGACCTTGGTCCCAGCAGGAACGGTCGATGCACATCAATTGCCTCGAACTGCTTGCAGCGACTCTGGCAACCAAAACCTTTGCAAAGTCCAAGACCTCAATATCCATCCTACTGAGAATCGACAACACCACAGCAGTAGCCTACATAAACAACCTGGGAGGAACAGTCTCCAGGGAATTGGTGATGCTCACAAGGAACCTGTGGATGTGGTGCCTGGAAAGGAATATCCACATTACAGCAGTACACTTGCCAGGTGCACTGAACACAATAGCCGACACAGAGTCTCGGGAAATGTTGGACAGGACAGACTGGAAATTGAACCCTGTGATATTCCAGAAAATCACCACCCTCTATGGACCCCTAGACATGGACCTGTTTGCATCCAGACTGTCCACCCAGTGCCCACACTACTTCAGCTGGCGGCCAGATCCTTATGCACTGGCAACAGATGCATTCCTCCAGGACTGGACTGCCATGAAGTGCTATGCGAATCCCCCATGGAATCTGGTGGGCCGGGTACTTGCACAAGTACAATCCCAACAGACTCAAGTAGTGCTAGTAGCTCCTGTCTGGAAGGCACAACCATGGTTTCCAACACTTCTGAACATGTTGATAGACCATCCTCGGTTAATCATTCCAACACCGAGGAAGCCAATCAGCGTAGATCCCATGCCACTTCTTCCTCAGTTAGCCGTATGGCACATCTCAGGAATAAGTTCCGAAGTCAGAACCTTTCAGAAGAAGCTACAGCACTGCTCCTCAAGTCATGGAGGACCAAAACAAACAAGTCCTATGACTCACTGTTTGGAAAATGGCATAGCTGGTGTGTTGAACGGTCTTTCAATCCATTTTCTGGACCTGTAACCAATGTTGCCAATTTCTTGGCACAGCTGTGTGCAGAAGGGTACCAATACAGTTCAATAAATTCCTATAGATCTGCCATTTCGTCAGTACATGAGAAAGTAGATGGTTATAATGTGGGACAACACCCACTAATATCCAGACTACTGAAGGGAATCTTCCATGATAGGCCTCCACTACCTAGATATACTAGCACGTGGAATGTCCAGACTGTGCTGAATTATCTAGAAGGTCTGGGAGAAAATCAATCCCTGCCCTTGAAAGACCTATCATGGAAATTAGCCATGTTGCTTGCCCTTACACGCCCTTCACGATCAGCAGATTTATCTCAGCTAGACTTGAAAAGAAGAGTACACAAACCAGATGGTGTGTGTTTCTATCCTAATGTGTTAGCAAAGCAATCCAGGCAAGGTTCACAGATAGCTCATTTCTTTTTTCCTTCCTTACCTGAAAATCCTACATTGTGCCCAGTAATGACTCTTAAAGCATACGAGGATAGAACCAAGCCCATCCGTGACAATGAGCCAAGGTTGTTTATCTCTTTCATCAAGCCATACAAGGCTGTGACTTCCAGCTCAGTGGCTCGTTGGCTTAAAGCTGTGTTAACTGCAGCTGGGATAGACACTGCAATATTTTCAGCACATTCCACCAGAGGTGCATCTTCCTCTGCAGCTGCAAAAGTTGGCATTACCACCAATGACATTCTTAAGGCAGCTGACTGGAGTTCTGAGTCAGTGTTTCAGAAATTTTATTATAAACCATCTGACAATCCGTCATATGGTAGAGCAGTTCTGtccaattcagctacaaacaacaccgTTGATATgagagactgagccttctgaaatataattcataaatggctcagaccACGAAGTGGTTGCATGCTATTTAGAAttgtatgaagaaggtgaagttgaacATATCAAcggtcccacccacccacccttgTAGGTTTTCTCAAGCTAATCAAAGGTCAATTGGTGGGTTCGATTGTGGGACTATAtagattttatttattaaaaaaatttttttttgagcTGTAAACATAGCTGTTATTTTAAGAAAACTGGTCAAACACCGTTGATATgttcaacttcaccttcttcatacaaTTCTAAATAGCATGCAACCACTTCGTggtctgagccatttatgaattataatgcactcattgtggtctacaaaaccgcaaccagtgcgttataagttataatgcactcgctgcggtctgcagcagtgcaatatacaaattatggctctttaatgtaccactctgcgtgggcagttcaaaggcaccgccagtgccataatttgtatattgcactgctgcagaccgcagcgagtgcattataacttatagcagcgagtgcattataacttataacgca comes from Dysidea avara chromosome 4, odDysAvar1.4, whole genome shotgun sequence and encodes:
- the LOC136253681 gene encoding uncharacterized protein, whose protein sequence is MPGHNSPTSKPSPSRETSSLPTKLVEDFSSMPHQPVIPHCPQYSAEQTHLISEEVTELLQKGAIGEIVPVKQPGFYSNLFLVPKKDGGKRPVINLKSLNNFVNKEHFKMEGIHTLKDILRQGDWLAKIDLKDAFFSIPIHPSHRKFLRFIFKERAYQFNCLPFGLSSAPWVFTKTLKPALAILRERGVRLLAYIDDILILAESRDLILDQVTGMLYLLQCLGFIVNTKKSVLNPAQVIEFLGLSVDSVAMEIRLPPIKIKQIRAEARKLARQKSVSARMLAQLLGKMNATNCVLPPGPLFYRYLQMALTNTLEQSSQCYEAQVPLTQECLEELEWWDSNMCRWNGKTLVQRDIDLVIESDASLEGWGAHCSRQRTGGPWSQQERSMHINCLELLAATLATKTFAKSKTSISILLRIDNTTAVAYINNLGGTVSRELVMLTRNLWMWCLERNIHITAVHLPGALNTIADTESREMLDRTDWKLNPVIFQKITTLYGPLDMDLFASRLSTQCPHYFSWRPDPYALATDAFLQDWTAMKCYANPPWNLVGRVLAQVQSQQTQVVLVAPVWKAQPWFPTLLNMLIDHPRLIIPTPRKPISVDPMPLLPQLAVWHISGISSEVRTFQKKLQHCSSSHGGPKQTSPMTHCLENGIAGVLNGLSIHFLDLSAISSVHEKVDGYNVGQHPLISRLLKGIFHDRPPLPRYTSTWNVQTVLNYLEGLGENQSLPLKDLSWKLAMLLALTRPSRSADLSQLDLKRRVHKPDGVCFYPNVLAKQSRQGSQIAHFFFPSLPENPTLCPVMTLKAYEDRTKPIRDNEPRLFISFIKPYKAVTSSSVARWLKAVLTAAGIDTAIFSAHSTRGASSSAAAKVGITTNDILKAADWSSESVFQKFYYKPSDNPSYGRAVLSNSATNNTVDMRD